Genomic segment of Pongo pygmaeus isolate AG05252 chromosome 1, NHGRI_mPonPyg2-v2.0_pri, whole genome shotgun sequence:
CACTTGCATTTTGGCAGAGTCTCAAAGGTAGGCAGAAGAGTGGGAAACATTTATAGTAGCATAAAAACACAAACTTAagcacattaaaattttaatgagttTATTGGAGCATTCaatgattcatgaattgggcagcaccAGACTACAAGTGGTTCAGTGCTCCACCAAAGGAGGTGAGAGAGGAAACTTTTATGAGATATTTGTGAAagtaagacaaagaaaatatgttttattggTTAAAGTGGAAAGTCCCTAGTTTGAGGTTAGTTTGGTGGTTTCTGATAGGTTAAGCTTaagttttgttttactgtttgcACTGAGTTGGGTTTCAGTTTGCTTTATGTAGGAATCCAAGGCACCAGAGCCATCTTTGACTAATGGCTgtccaattaatttttttcatcagtgaaaAAAGGGAAAGACTTTAGGTGTGCCTTGATTGGAGGCTGTTGGCTTGGGGAAGCTGTAGGCAGGGTAACTAGAAGTGGGGCAGCCTATTTGATTAACTGGGGGCACACACACATTTGGCTTTCTTGGTTGATCCTAAGTTGAAACTGGGGACAAAAATTAGGGGAGTTTTCAGTTATTAATCAagtcctggctattttttaatgtctctttttaaaaattttaatatttttatgttttaaacttctattttaggttcagggatacctgtgcaggtttgtcatataggTAACTTCataggtttgttgtatagattgtttcatcaccctggttctaagcctagtacccaacaattattttttctgctcctctaccttctcccaccctccaccctcaagtaagcccctgtgtctgttgtttccctctttttctccatgttttatcattatttagctctcacttataagggacaacatgcaatatttgtttttttgttactgcattagtttactaaggataatggcctccagctccatctatgttcctgcaaaggacatgatcttgttctttttcatggtcacatagtagtccatggtgtatatgtaccactttttaaaaatccagtctgccattgatgggcatttaggttgattccatgtctttgctattgtgaacatacacatgtatgtgttattatgatagaacaatttatatttctttgggtatatacccagtaatgggattgatgggttgaatgatagttctgtttttagctctttgaggaattgccatactgctttccacaaatTAGTTATACATGAATTGAACTGATTTTATTTAGTAATTGGTTCAATTAATATactagttgaactaatttacactcttacCAACAGCGTAtaagtattctcttttctctgcagcttcactggtatctgttattttttgacgttttcataatagccattctgactggtgtgagatggtatctcattttgattttgatttgcatttctctaatgatcagtgatattgagctttttttcacatgctgtttggccacatgtatgtcttcttttgaaaagtgttcgtgtcctttgtctactttttaatgggctgtttgtttttttcttgtaaatttgtttaagttcctcgtagatgctggatattagacctttgtcagatgaatagttcgCAAATACTTTTCCCATaatatcttttgctgtgcagagaagctcttcagtttaattggatcccatttgtcaatttttgcttttgttgtggtTGCTTTTGGCCatttcattatgaaatctttgccagttcctatgtccagaatggtattggctagtttgccttccagggttttcatagttttgggttttacatttaaatctttaatccatctgagttgatttttgtatatggtataaggaaggggtccagtttcagtcttctgcatatggctagccagttatcctagcaccatttattgaataggaagtcttttccccactgcttgttttgtcagttttgtcaaggatcagatggttgtaggtgtgtagctttatttctgggttctccattctattccattggtctatgtgtctgtttttgtaccagtaccatgctgttttggttactgtagtcctgtagcatagtttgaagttcaGTAATGTCATATCCTCCAGCttagttctttttgcttaggattgccttagctATTTGGGCTGTTTTTTGATTCTATATCAatttcattggtagtttgataggaatcacattgaatctgtaaattgctttggacaatatggccattttaatgatattgattcctcctatctatgagcatggaatgttcttctgtgttttgtaattctcattgtagagatctttcacctccctggtaagctgtattcctaggtattttattcttttgtggcaactgtgaatgggattgcattcctgatttggctcttacCCTGGCTGTTCTTggtttataggaatgctagtgatttttatacattgattttgtattctgaaactttgctaaagttgtttatcagctgaaggagcttttgggctgagactatgggattttcttgatatagaatcatgtcatccaCAAACATggatagtttgacttctcttcctatttagatgccctttatttatgtctcttgcctgactgctttGAGTCCTGGCCATTTTGGGTTGATTGTTAAAGGGGCCATTGTTTGGCTTTCTGGCTTAAGGTAGCAATCTGACTTCCTGTAAGTCTGACTTACAGCAGGCTGGCTTACTATTTATTGATTAGCAGCTGGTTTCCTGAGCAGGTTGCTGCAGGTTCCAGGTCAGGATTCTATTTTCATATATGGTGTGGCCATAGTCCACTTGTATATTCAGTTTCTTTTAGCCAAATGCACAATTTCTAAAGAAACGCTGCTCTCAGCTACTATAGCTGAGTATGATGGGAATAAGAACACTTGGGCTGCATCCTCCTCCAACTACTCAGATGACAGATATCTGTAAAGACCCTTTGTAAATTCTAATATGCTCTACAGTTTTACAGTATTATAGCTATTGGGAAAGCAGCACAATGTTTGTTTTCCTCCCAGATTTACCATCAAATCATAGTGGCTCTAGTAGCTGTGTGAATGTGGGCAAGCTACTTAAacttctgagcctccattttcttcatttgtaagatCAGATTAATAATACCTGTGtcaaggttgtttttgttttttgatttttactttttcttatggAAAACTTCAAACATACAAAAGTGGAGTGACTGTCTTAGTCTGTGTTGCTATAAGAGAATATCTAAgggtgggtaatttatgaagaaaagaggtttatttggctcacagttctacaggctatataagaagcatggtgctgggaCCTGTTTGGCTTCTGGTGTGGGCCTCATGCTGCTTCCacccatggtggaaggcaaagaggagccagtgtgcagagatcacacggTGAAATCAAGGGAAGCAGGGCAGGGGGAGGTGCCAGACTCTTTGAAACAATcagctctcatgggaactaatagattgagaactcactcattaccatgatgacaatgatggcaccaagacattcatgagggatccgctcCCACGGCCTAAACACTTCCCgctagaccccacctccaacatagGGGATCAAATTTCAGCGTGAGGTTTGGAGGGTCAAATATGCAAACTATAGCAGACTAGAAGAAGGACTCCTTATTTAACTATTATCCTGTTTAGTAGTTATCAAATTATGGCCAATCTTATTTCATTTGTGCCTGTATCCACTTACCCCACCTGACTATCTTGAAATTTTAGATATTAAGTTATTTCATCtgtaaacttttcattttctatttctaaaagatGTTGTaaaaattatcttgtttattcttATTGCCTATTTACCTTCCTATTTATACATCTAAATAGAATTAAAGTTAATTCTGTGGAATTAATACACCAAGTAATATTCAGAATACTAGTAGACACATCATTCATTCTCTGTAACTCTAGCACTTTCATTTACTTtagagatacttttttttttttttttttgagacagcgtctcactctgttgccccggctagagtacagtggcactatctcggctcactgcaacctccgcctcccaggttcaagcaattctcctgcctcagcctcctaagtagctgggactacaggcacgcaccaccacgcccggctaatttttgtatttatagtagagatggggtttcactatattggccaggctggtctcgaactcctgacctcgtgatccgcccacctcagcctcccaaagtgctgagattacaggcatgagccaccgtgcccggctagaGATACTTTTTCATGTCTTGGGCATTTTGCTGATATCTGTGCACAATCCATTTCTCTTTTTGCTGCTTTCTTTGGTTTCATGTTGCCATCTCTGAGCAATGCTGAGTGTGTTTGTTTAGCATGAAGTATTGTCACAGATAAGGACTGCCTcttaaaaatataacaacaatATTTGCATTAATTATTCATTGCTGTGCAACAAATTACACCCAAAACTTAGAGGCTTGAAATAGCAATCCTTTATCATCTCTTATGGTTTctatgggtcaggaattcaggggGCATTTTGGTTGGGTGGTTAATGCATGGTGTCTCATGAGGGTGCTAGGTCTGCAGTTCTCTGAAGGCTTGACAGTGGCTGGAGGATCCACTTCTGAGGTGACTCTCACATGTCTGGTGAATTGGTTTTTCCATATGGGCCCCTCTGTAGCCTACTCAAGAGCATGGTGGCTGACTTTCCCAAGAGGGAGCAGCATGAGAGACTAGGGTGGAAGTTGCAcgccttttatgacctagcctctGAAATCACATGCCATCACTTCTGTCATATTTTATTGATCACACAGGCCAGTCCTGATTCATTGTGGGAGGCGACTACATAAGGGCATGAATTCCAGGAGCCACCGTGAGGGTTGGCTATGGCAATGCCATTAtcacatctcaaaaaataaatcgaAGAATTATATCCTAATAGTATCACTGTCCATATATTCTAAATTGTTTGCTTCAATCAGGATCCAAATAAGTTCCACATATTATAATTTGTCATATGTCTCTTAAGTCCCTTTTGATCCATAGATTCTCCtttccttgcttccttttttatttatgtaatttatttgtGAAACTCGTAGAAGTTTTTGATGAGGAACAACTGAGGTGATGTAGATAAAAACCTGCCATCATGAAGGCTTGCTGCTTGCCCACATGCTGACTTCACATGAGTTAGAGACAGGCTCCCCTTCCTCCAGAGAGGACATTGTTGCATAACTTGGACAATCTATGTATGACCCTTGATGGGATGTGCTGGCTCTGGGATGTGATAAGTAGCACCCAGCTTAACTTCACCTGAGAGGTGGTTCATTAATTCAAGCTTTTAAAGCCAGTGGTCAGAGCACATGAGTCCCATTAGAATCAGGAGAAGCTGCTGCTGCATAGATGAATCTCCTTGCTTTGTCCCAGCTCTTCTCAGGAAAGCTTTCAGGAAGTCTGAAGACCGCAGCCCAAACTGCAGCCACCCACACTTCCACCTGCTCACATGTTCCAGGTCCCAGGCACGCAGGCTACTGACAGTTGGCATGCTCCACCCCTGGCCGTACTCCCCAGATGAGCCTGCAGTGTCCACTTGGGAGCTGGGTTAGTTAAGAATCTGATTACTAGGATTCCTCTCAACTGTTTAAGAAATTGGGCCTCCAAGATTGGTGGACAGACAAAAGGAGTGGCCTCTGATGATGCCAGGACCATTGGCAGCAGGACAGGGCACAGTAGAGCACATACAAATGGGTACCAGTGATGGTTGTGTGCATGTGCTTTTCTGAGTGTGGGCCAGAGCCCATTTATGCGGGAGGGAGATCTCTACTGCCCACAATTTTCTTGGTTGCCCCGTCAGTAAGTTTATGTCTATGAAGAGCTTGTGGTGTGGTGCATTGTGCAGTGTACCTATACATGGCAGCACTGCTTGGACTAACTGGTTGTTTTCCCTTTTCACTGGTCTTTTCAAACCAGGATAAAGCCATATTAAGCTGAAGCATATCTGTTTCCCTTAAACAGATTCAGAATTCCTGGGCTCCCTGGGTGCATTCTATCATTCCAGTTGAAAGTTTGCTTCCTTCCTGTCATGTGGCTCTTCATACTACTCTCCTTGGCTCTCATTTCAGGTAGGATGGGGGACGGAACAGCTTCAGCCCTTTAAGCTGTGGCCTTTCCAGAGACTTTGCACTGAAGTCCTCACTTACTTGGAGTCCCTGCTTATTAGCTCAAACCATCTAAGGAGTGGGATGGGAAAATAAAAGGCGATGAAATTAGGTCTTGTCCATATTAGTTCTTGTTCTTAGCTTAGATAAGAGAGTTTGTGAGGAAATTGAAAAGCTTGACTAAAATGATGACTCTGCACtcgctttggcagcacatatactgaAATTAGAATGATACAGAGTAGATTAGCATGGCCCTtgtgcaaggatgacatgcaaattcattATGCATTCCATATTTTTCCCCAGcatctccactaaaataaaataaaacgagagctctgtattttctcttttagttCACCCAggttcccccttcccccttctcccctcaaaaatatatgtgcacatatatgagGACACGACTTTCCCCTTTCCACTTGTGCTTGACCCCAAAGATGAGACTTGGAACACTGGCCTTTTCCCAGCTCTGTCTGACCTTCAGTTGTGTGGCATTTAGAGTTGCTGAACCTTTCTCTGGGTCAGCATTCATACTTATAAACTGAAGATCATGCTATCTTCTTTGTGGGGTTgttatgaaaacaaaatgttataaaGAACCTGAGCCTGCATCTTAATGGTCTTTGCTATACTTCTGGAAGGCTGAGAGAAGGATGGGCTCTGCTGTCTcatctcatctcctcttcttggTCGGACACTTTCCCCGCCATGGTCAAGCTGGACATGGTGTGCGTGACTTCCTCATTGTGCAATATCCTGAGATGATAGAGGTGCCTATGCTGGTCTTGTACAGAGGGAACATGAAGTTCTTATCCCCTAAAGACAGAACATGACTTCCTCTGTTTTCAGCCCTGTGCAGCCAGCAGAAGCTTCCAAACCTCACTTTCTTTCTGAGGGTGCTAAGGTGGGGTGGGAGCTAGGGACAGAGGGCCTCATAACAGTAAGCCTCAGGCTCTTGAAGGCCCTGGTCAAGCAATGGTAGGAGGCCTCCATATTTTACCCACCCTTAGGCCAGGGAAAAAAACTTCTCCAGGGTTGctttattagtttgctagggctgtaataacaacaacagcaacgaAACCACAGTCTGGGCGGctgaaacaatggaaatttatttccttATGTTATGAAGGTGgtaagttcaagatcaaggcatctGGCAAGTTTGGTTTCATTTTGAGGTCATCTCTTGGTTTGCAGATGACTgccttctggctgtgtcctcatggGCCATTCTGCTGTTTGTATTGTCAGTGTCTTAATCTCTCCATCAGCTGAATTGAATTAAGGACTACCCCAATGACCTTATGTTAACTTAGTTATCTCTTTAAAGGCCTTATatccaaacacagtcacattctggGGTCACTGGAGGTTAGGACTGAAACATATGAGTTTTGAAGGGGACATAGTTCAGCCCATAACAGTTGCCAGTCAAAAAGAGGCAAAAATCAGCCTCCTATTCTTTAATTAATTATCCTTCAGGAGGGCAGGAGCTGCAATGTTTTGAGAGAGCAATGGTTcctgggtgtgtgcatgtgtgcgtgtgtgtgtgttttcacagATGCCATGGTCATGGATGAAAAGGTCAAGGAAAGCTTTGTGCTGGACACGGCTTCTGCCATCTGCAACTACAATGCCCGCTACAAGGATCACCCCAAATACTGGTGCCGAGGCTATTTCCGTGACTACTGCAACATCATCGCCTTCTCCCCTAACAGCACCAACCATGTGGCCCTGAGGGACACAGGGAACGAGCTCATTGTCACTATGTCCTGCCTGACCAAAGAGGACACGGGCTGGTACTGGTGTGGCATCCAGCGGGACTTTGCCAGGGATGAGATGGATTTTACAGAGCTGATTGTAACTGACAACAAAGGAACCCTGGCCAATGACTTTTGGTCTGGGAAAGGTAAGGAGCCTGCCTGGGGTCTGGCTAGATGTGACCCACAGCCATGGGTGTTTGCTGCTAAGAGAGCACTCTCTGAAGCCAGTGAGCCCCAACTCAGACTCCCACTGGGTACTTTGGGCCTGCCTGacctctctcttcctccagcAAACATAGAGTGGTCATTAACAGTGCTGGGGAATAGCTGGAAGCTGGGGACAAGGAGGATGTCTGTGCCCTGGGGCACTTTTAGAACTTCTCTTCCCTTGCAGCAATCTGGTTTAAGGACCTTAGAAGAGGCTGACAGGGTCTAATAGACATGAGATCTTTATGTTGAAAGGCTTTGAAGTTGTTATTAAATGTCtgtgtgagaatcgcttgaaccaggcggcagaggttgcagtgagccaagattgcgccactgcactccagcctgggcgatagagtgagactcagtctcaaaaaaaaaaaaaagtctgtgtgtCTTGTGGGTCTAGAATCTTGAAGATTAGATTCTTGAGAGGTGTCCGAGGCTGGAAAAAATGACCCACGTGCCTGGTAACTGTcaacttaaataatttaataatatacggaggtagccaggtgcggtggctcactcctgtgatcccagcgctttgggaggctgaggcgggtggattgctagagcccaggagtttaagaccagcctgggcaacatggagaaagcccgtccctacaaaaaatacaaaaattagctggatgtggtggtgcctgcctgtagtcccagctacttgggaggctgagatgggaggatcatctgagtccagggaggttgaggctgcagtgagccgtgattgcaccactgcacttcagcctggatgacagaataagaccctgtctcaaaaaataataatgataatttacAGATGTAAATATCGTGGTCCAACTAGTAAGCACCTATTTTGCTTTTAAGGAATGTGCAGTTTATATTTGGAGACCACTGGGAAGGTGTGGGTGGAACTGGAACCCATAGCAGAAAAGTCTGAGTTAACAAATTACGACTCTTGGCTGGAGCTAAGACATAGGATTTCCAGATGTTCACTCAGGTTCCTTCTGTTGAATGATGAAAATCTCCTTTTGCACCAGAAAACCTCTGTCTCTCAGACAGAGGACTTATGGAAGGCACTAgcctatctttctttctttcttttttttttctctttcccctgtGCCTTCTTCTTGTTTCCATTTCTAGAAAGGATGTCCTTTTCTATCACAGTCCAGAGCACAATGCTGGTAGGAAAACAAACCAGAAGGGCTTAAGGGGTGCCCTTGGAAACCTATCCTCATGCTAGAAAGAGAGTTTTGCTAACACTTGACCAGTTAGTGATTGATTCAGCAAGCATCTTACAGAATGTAACATCGTTCACACCCACAGTGTTTCTACTTTGTGTGGTTCTGCTTTTACTTAACTGTGCAACTTGACCTGAATCTTAGGCTCAGATAAGAGAACGTTCCCACCTGAATATACTCCTTAGTTTAACTGAAACACAGACCTCTCCCACATCTTATCAGAGGGG
This window contains:
- the LOC129021336 gene encoding transmembrane domain-containing protein TMIGD3 isoform X2, translated to MEGTPAGLIEQKEARWESSWEEQPDWTLGCSSPESQFRIPGLPGCILSFQLKVCFLPVMWLFILLSLALISDAMVMDEKVKESFVLDTASAICNYNARYKDHPKYWCRGYFRDYCNIIAFSPNSTNHVALRDTGNELIVTMSCLTKEDTGWYWCGIQRDFARDEMDFTELIVTDNKGTLANDFWSGKDLSGNKTRSCKAPKVVHKADRSRTPILIICILIMGLGIITIISHLTKRRRSQRNRRVGNSLKPFSRVLTPKEMTPTEQM